The genome window ACGGCGCTCGTCGCTCTGGTGGCCGGGCTGACCCTTGCCGGCGTCGGCGCGTTCAGCCGGCGGGAATACGCCGATGTCGGATGACCTCGTGCCGCCGGGTGCGCCGGGGGGAGAACTTGCGCCGCAAGGGATACCGGAATCGGCCGAAATTCTTCCTTCCGGGCCCTCCCATGTCCCCCTGAAGCGCGTCGTCGGGGTCGGCGGCGCAACGATGATGGGGCTGGGATCGATCGTCGGCACCGGGATCTTCGTGAGCCTGGGATTGGCGGCGGGGAGCGCGGGTCCGGCCGTGCTGCTGGCGATCGCCGTGGCTTCGCTGGTCGCGGTCTGCAATGGACTGAGCAGCGCGCAGCTGGCGGCGGCCCATCCGGTCAGCGGAGGGACGTATGAGTACGGACACCGGTGGCTGCATCCGCTCCTCGGGTTTGTTGCGGGCTGGATGTTTCTGTGCGCGAAGGCCGCTTCGGCGGCCACGGCGGCTCTCGGGATCGCCGGCCACGTTGCCCAGGCGCCATCGATCGGCCCCGATGCGACGGTCGGCATTGCGCTCGCCCTGGTCGCCGGGCTGACCGGGATTGTGACGGCCGGTCTTCGGATCAGCAGTGCGGCGAACACCGTCTTCGTCTCGGTGACGCTCGCGGCGCTGGCCCTCTTCATTGGCGCCGGACTCTTCTCGGGCGGCGGACCGGAGCCGGAGCGGTTTCGTCCGTTCTTCGCGCCGATCTCATCCGACGCGACACCTCTGGGCGGCTTTCTCCAGGCGTGCGCCCTGATGTTCGTCGCCTTCACCGGGTACGGGCGCGTCGCGACTCTCGGCGAGGAGATCGTCGACCCCGCCCGGAGCATCCCGCGGGCGGTCGTATCGACCTTGGCGGTCTCGGCCGCGCTCTACGTCGGTGTGGCGTTCGTGGCTCTCGGCACCGCCTCGGCCGCCGAGCTGGAGCAGGCAGCCCGCCGCACCGGAACCCCTCTGGAGCTTGTTGCGGATCGGCTGCATGTCCTCGGTCTCACCCCGCTGGTCCAGGTTGGCGCCGTGACCGCCATGCTGGGAGTCATGCTCAACCTGCTTCTGGGACTCTCGCGGGTCGTCCTGGCGATGGGGCGGCGCCGGGATCTTCCGGGCCTGTTCTCGATTCTGGACGGCCGATCGGCTTCCCCGGTTGCCGCGATCCTGCTTGTCGGGGGCCTCATCGGTGGGCTGGTCCTTGTCGGCGACGTGAAGACGACCTGGTCGTTCAGCGCCTTCACGGTCCTGATCTACTACTCGCTGACGAACCTCTGCGTCCTGCGGATGCCTCCCGCGGAGCGGCGATACTCCGGGGCCCTGGCTGCATTCGGGCTGGCGGCCTGCCTGTTTCTTGCCTTCTGGATTGACCGCCGCGTGTGGCTCGTCGGTCTGGGGTTCATCGCCGCGGGAGCGGCGTGGTGGTGGGTCGCGGAACAGGTGCGCCGCAGGAGAGGTGGCGAGGCTCCGCTCCGGTCATCATGATGGCCGCATGACACGTTTCCTGCTCATCCCGGTTCTCTCCACGCTCGTCCTCATCGGCACATCCCGGGGGGATGACCCGCCGCGGCGGCTGTATCTCGACGAGTTCCGTCCGCAGGCCGAACTGCAGGCGCCGGAGCAGATCCTCCAGAAGGCCAAGTTCCCGTGCGTGAACGTCCACACGCATCCGTTCAAGCTGA of Planctomyces sp. SH-PL14 contains these proteins:
- a CDS encoding APC family permease, with amino-acid sequence MSDDLVPPGAPGGELAPQGIPESAEILPSGPSHVPLKRVVGVGGATMMGLGSIVGTGIFVSLGLAAGSAGPAVLLAIAVASLVAVCNGLSSAQLAAAHPVSGGTYEYGHRWLHPLLGFVAGWMFLCAKAASAATAALGIAGHVAQAPSIGPDATVGIALALVAGLTGIVTAGLRISSAANTVFVSVTLAALALFIGAGLFSGGGPEPERFRPFFAPISSDATPLGGFLQACALMFVAFTGYGRVATLGEEIVDPARSIPRAVVSTLAVSAALYVGVAFVALGTASAAELEQAARRTGTPLELVADRLHVLGLTPLVQVGAVTAMLGVMLNLLLGLSRVVLAMGRRRDLPGLFSILDGRSASPVAAILLVGGLIGGLVLVGDVKTTWSFSAFTVLIYYSLTNLCVLRMPPAERRYSGALAAFGLAACLFLAFWIDRRVWLVGLGFIAAGAAWWWVAEQVRRRRGGEAPLRSS